ATAACGCTCAAAAACCGAGTAGGCTTTCCGCCAGTTTTCGCGATGAATGCAGTAACGAACTTTCGGCGGGTTTATCTCTCCCTGTATCAGGCCTGCCTCAAGCAGAGCTTTCAGATGCTGTGAAATTGTTGACTGCGCCATAGGAATCAGTTCTGTTAACTCACCGGTAAAACAGCATGTTTGACTGGCAAGAAGCGTCAGTATCTTTACTCTCACCGGATGACTCAGCGCCTTGGCAAAGAGGGCAAGAGACTCCTCCTCTCCACTGTACTCAACGGTCAACAATGATCTTTGCATAATCCTCTTTTTTAGTTCATCGTAAATGTACGATAAGATAACGAAACAATCAAAAAAAAATCTGCATCAATACCGCCTGAAACCCTCTCTGACGGTATTGATGCGATCGTACAGAGTGATAAAAAAAACGTTTATATCCAGCAACCGAAGGCTGCCGATTGTTCACCAGAGCAGCAGCAATTCAGTGGATAGCTCACTACGGATTCATTCGTCTCCGCCCTGCTCCCTGCCCTCCGAATCCCCGGCCTCTGCCCATAGCAGGGTTGTACTGATCCCAGACCCATTCGGCAACAGCCTTCAATTCGACAGCCGACAGTGGACTTGCCGGCATGAGACCAAATCTTGCAATGGCTCGTGAATCAATAGCGTTTCGCTTGTCTGGTGATTGTAAATACCCAACAAGATGATTGACGCCCTCTGCTTTTGTCTGAAAACGCAAATGATAGTGGGAGGCAAGAGGAACAATAGGCGGCGCTGATTTTGGTGGTGGGTTAACAGAATGGCAGACACTGCAGTTTCTGATGAAAATCGCTTGACCATCCAGAACATTCGTCGTGGCATTTGATTCCGTGTTAAACAGTAACCCAACACAAAAAAAAAGAAATAACCGTTTCATGACTCATCAACAATGTTTCCATTAAAGAGGTGTTCTCATCATATGGCACAATTACTCCTGAATGATAGCGAAAATTATATCAAATCAAGACACAGACCTCTCCAGTCACCACTCTTCTACCTTGCAGTACCATTGAAATTTTGCTCACCAGCGTTATCATACGATACGGTTGCGAAAAATAGTTGTAAGAGAAAGATTGCTTCTCATGAAAAGAGATTGTAACTTCGAGCGATATGTTGTCTTTTTCTGGCCAGCGAGGCTGGTTCATCTTTTACAAGTGAGAATTTATGGAACAGAATATTGGACAAATCGATAAAAAAATCCGTGTCGGCGTCGGAGTTGCAATCATACTTGCAGGCTTCGCAACACAGTCGTGGTGGGGAGCTGTTGGAATTGTTCCTCTTCTGACGTCATTTGCAGGTTTTTGTCCCCTTTATACCCTGCTGGGAATTTCGACATGCACAAAAAGTTGCCGCGCTGATAAACCCGGCAAGGGTGGTTCATCGAAATCCTGAAAATAAAGAGATAACAAGCTGTAAACCATGCGGTTAACGCAACGGGTGCAGCTTGTTATCTTAGTAATAATCAGGAGTGTCCGCCGACAACGATCCGCATGATGTTGACAGGTTAAACGACGAATTGAGAGCGTTCCCACAGCAGGTTTTTCCGTCACGTCAAAACTACGCACCCCATACTTATTTGAAATCAAGAGGATATGTGCCTTGTTACGCAGACCAGGTTTTGAGATTTCACAAGCTATCTTCAGGATATATTCGATCAGCCGCTCTCTGGCAGGTCGCCATGGCATGAGCCATCAAGGGAACAACCTTGACTGCAAGCGCTATCCCTGAACTCTTATTTCAACAATTACGAAGAAAAAAAGGTAAGGCAAAGAATTAAAAAAATCCCTTGTAAGGAGAGAGAAGAATAAAAGAGGTGAAATCGATAAAAAAATGGTAACGTGTTTGCGCGCGGTTCACATATTGCAAATGATGGTTACCATGAGGAAATTGGACAATGGTTGTTAAAAAATTTTTGCCGCTTCATCCTGGAACTGTTCTGCTTGAAGAGTTCCTTACACCCATGAATCTCAGCGAAAACAGAATTGCCGAAGATATTCATATCCCTGTTTGGCGAATCAACGATATTATTGCCGGGAAACGGTGTATAACCGCCGAAACCGCTCTGCGTCTTGCCCGCTATTTCAGTACCCCGCCCCAGTTCTGGTTTGGACTGCAGATGGATTATGATCTTAAAGTCGCCCTGAACAATGAGGGTGCAAAGATCGAGCGTGAAATCAAGGCCTATGATGACTCAAGATCATAAGCCTCGTTTACTCGCTTTCGACCGCACCATCTTCCGCATCCGCAACAAGGTCTGGCGGTATCTGGCGCGTTACCTTGGCACCGAGCCGGCGAATCTCTTCAACCCTGCCAACAAGATTTCCACGTCCCTCTTTCAGCCGTTTCAGAGCCAGATCAAAGGAGTCTGAAACTCCTGAAAGTTTTTTACGTGCTTCTGTCATAGCCTCGACTACAAGAAAAACCTGGTCATAAATCCGTCCTGCCTTTTCAGCAATAAGTTCGGCATTGCGGTTTTCATTCTCCCGTCGCCATATCTGTACAATCAGTTTAAGGGTGATCATCAGCGTTGTGGGACCGCACAAAACCACATCTTTGCCTGCGAGATCGTAAATCAACTCCGGATCATTTTGCATAACGGTCTGCCAGGCTGGTTCGAGAGGAATGCACATGATAACAAAATCGAGCGTCCGGTTGCCAGCGATACTGCTGTACTCTTTTGCCTGCAGATCGCCAATATGACGCCGCACGGAGTGCACATGCTCTTTGAGAGCTGTCTGGCGTTGCGGTTCCTGATCGAGAGAACAGAATCGTTCATAAGCTGTCAGCGAGACCTTGGAATCAACTATCACCGCCTTGTTTCCAGGCAACAGTACCATAAAATCCGGACGTCTGAGTATCCCGTCCTCCGCCCGAAAACTCTCCTGTACCAGGTATTCACGACCTTTTTCAAGACCTGAAGCCTCAAAAATCCTTTCAATGATCATCTCACCCCAATCACCCTGCTTTTTCGAGTCACCTTTTATGGCTCGTGCCAGCATGTTGGCCTCATCACTCACCCTCCCGCTCAACTCCTGCAGTTGACGCACCTGTTCAATGAGGCGTGTGGACTGCTCTGTATCACGGCTATGCACCTCCTCAACCCGTTTGCGAAAAGAGTCAAGCTGTTCACGCAAGGGTTGCAGAAGAGCATCCATTCGTTCCCGGTTTTCGAGACCAAGCGCCCTGCCCCGCTCCTCAAAAATCCTGTTTGAAAGATTTTCAAATTCGATTTTCAATCGCGTTTCCGACTCCTGCATAAGAGCTATTTTTTCCGATGAGCTGCGTTGCTCGTTTGCCATATCAGCTTCAAGACGGGTAAACTGAATCCGCAGGTTTTCGAGTTCCAGGGATTTCGATTCAAGCCGCAAAGTGGATGAACGTGCCTCATCTTCGATACCCTGAAGACGCTGAAGTTCAATTTTCAGTGGAGCATCCCGCACGATACGATAAGCAACAAAGGCAAGAAGGAGAAAGAGTGGGAGAAAGAGTAAAACAGAGATAGCTGTGGTCATGAGCATTGCCCGATTTAGGGAATGAAAAGCGGAGACCCTTTTGCCAGAAAATAATGTTTATCCCCAGAGGAGACAAATAAGGGTGTACGGATTTGTAAAGAATAACTTTTTTCTTACCTTAACACTCTCGTAACGGCGAAGTGGCCGAGTGGTTAGGCAGAGGTCTGCAAAACCTTCTACAGCGGTTCGAGTCCGCTCTTCGCCTCCCTGATATAAACAGAAAAAGCCTGCACTGCGCAGGCTTTTTTTGTTATCAGTTTACCAGACTACCCTATCTTTTCCGCACCGGAAACTATAGCGTTGATCACTCTCTCAATCGTTTCCCCGTCCATCAGCACGGGAATGTTCAGACAAATACTGCTGCGCAGCATAATGCCGGTTTTTGGCCAGAGTGCTTCAAGATCGAGACCACGATACCGGTCATACTCTCCAAGAAGGTGTCCCCACACTCCTGCATAGTGCCAGTCGAGGGCTTCCGGCAGAATTTTGGTACCGAAACCATGCTCGGTCAGATGCGCTTCAAACTGCAAGGCGGCTTCGCGATCCCTGACCCTGAAAATCAGGGTATCTCCCTGTGAGCCAGCTTCATCACTGAATGGCCTGAGAATAATGTTATCAAGATGACGGATAGCCTCCTTGATTTTCTTCTTGTTCTCTCTTGACATCGACAGAATCGTATCAATTTTGGCGAGCTGGGCCAGACCGATGGCTGCAGTCACTTCGCTGAGACGCAAATTAAGCCCTTTTGAACGCCTCGGATCTTTGCCTCGTGGTAACCCTGGCAAGTGCATATGGCCATGATCAGAGAATTCGGCAGCACGGTCATAGATCTCCTTGTCATTGGTCACAATGATTCCACCCTCACCGGTATGAAGCGTTTTGCCTGCATCAAACGAGAACGAGGCAACACTGCCAATGGTACCAAGCTTCTGCCCTTTATATGAAGCTCCAAGTGCCTGCGCTGCATCCTCAATCAAAATTAGACCGCGTTCCCGGCAGAGAGCCGAAAGTTCATCCATTTTTGGCGAAGCCCACATGGGAATGGCCACCACCGCTTTTGTCGCAGGAGTAATAGCCTTTTCAACTTCCAGCGGGTCGAGATGGTAGGTTTCATCAAGCTCAACCGGCACAGGAACCGCTCCAAGCGCACTGATGGCCTCCACAGGGGCAATAAAGGTCCATGCCGTTGTGATGACCTCATCACCGGGAGCAATACCTGCACCGGCAAGAGCACAATGGATAGCAGCCGTGCCCGAAGAAACTGCATGGGCATACTTCACCCCAATCCATGCGGCAAATTTCTCTTCGAACTCCCTTGTTTTGTAATTCCCCCCGCCGTAACGGTATAAATTGACCTTTTCCCTGCTGAATAGCTCCTGTATTTCAGCCAGTTCTTCACGACCGATTAATTCTGCGCCAGCCATAATATGGTATCCTGCTCTTTTTGTTAGGTTAATTGAGAAATAACGGCCACTGCCGATTCTTCGGTAAATTCAACCGGATTACCTGAAAAAGATCCTTTCAGTGCTTCCGATGCGTTGTGCGCAAATTCGGTTACGCTTCCCTTGCCGTATCCATAAGGAACAAGGGTAGGTATCTGCAGTTGACGATAGAGTTCATCCATCTCTTCAAGCAGCTCAATGGTCACCTCTTTTGGTGAAGGGGTCGAACGCATGGGATTAAGAAGGGCATACTTTTCATAACCCTGGAGATGGTTGTAGCGCATGACCTCCTTGAGAAAGATTGCTCCGGCAAGACCATGAGGGACACGATGTTTCACTCCAAGATAGTAGGCAAAACCATTGGTCGGACCATCTCCGGAGTTCATGAGCGCCACCGTACCGCAAACACTGCCAAGAGCAAGATCAAGACGAGACTCCGCCCGATCAAGCTGGTTCTGCTGCAAAGCATAAAATGTGCGCTGAAATCCCTCTATAGAAAAAATCCGGCTCAAAGCGGTATGCTTGACCGACCCGAAACTGTCAACGCAGTGAACAAGACTGTCCATTGCCGAAGCAATCACATTTTCAAGAGGCGCTGTCATAGAGAGTTGCGGATCGATAACCGCTTTTTTCGGGAAATTCTTCCTGCTGTTGATACCCAGTTTGCGTCCCTCAGCTTCGTCAATAAAAACCGCGTTAAAGCTGACTTCAGCGCCACTGCCCAAAAGTGAGGGAACCGTTACAAGTGGCAGAGGATCATTAACCCCGGAAGGAAATCCCTTGAGGGAAAGTGCCGGAACGTTGTTCGTCATAAGCAGGGCTACACCTTTGCCAAGATCGAGAGAGCTTCCGCCACCTATGGCAACAAGAGCGTCAGGCGGATTGCTGCGGAAAAATTCAGCTACTGTTTCCAGGTGGGCATAGGTGGGCTCTCCGGCAAATTCGTTGCAGTAGATCACTGCGTTTGTATAGACGGAGGTAAGATTTTTTAATACGGACTGAAAATAAAGGCTGCCAGCCACATTGGCATCGTAGATGATTCCCGGTTTCTTCACAGATAATTGTGAGAGATGCTCATTCAACTTCAGGGCTTCGTTAACCCCGATAACAAGGTCGGTGGATAAAAAGAAATTCATAAAAACGGTAAGTCTAATAGTTCTGTGGAGCTACATCCCGGCCTGCCAGGTTTTTTTTATACAGGTAATATTCAATTAAATCTATTTCCTTGATAGTATCAATCTCCCATGTTTGCCAAAACTCCATTTCATAGACAGAGAGCTTTTTACCGATTCTGTTGCCAAAGGCGGCAAGAATCTCCGGCTTGAAAAGATAGATTGAACCATTTTCAATAAACTGTGTTGGACGATCCTGTCGCATACCTCGATTGCGGTAATCGAAATTGACACTTTCCCATTTTCCCGCCCTTGATTCCCACAGGGTAAGATCATCAGCTCTGGTGACCGAAATCAGCGAATCGGCCCCTTCCTGACAAAAAAGTGCTACTGCCCGATCAATATCATCAGGTTTGCGCAAGGGTGAGGTTGCCTGTAAAAATACAATCATCTCGAGCGGCATGTTGTACTCCCGTTCAATAACAGAGAGCGCATGCATAATGGCCGATTCAGAACTTGCCTTGTCGCCCGCAAGTTCCGACGGACGCACAATCACCTCTGCTCCGTATGCGTGTGCTACATCAGCAATAGCCTTGTCATCAGTTGTAACAAAAACCTTTTCAACACTTGTCGAGGCTGATGCCTGCAAAATGGTCCATGCAAGCAGTGGTTTTCCTGCCACAGGATAAATATTCTTCTCTTTAAGCCCTTTCGACCCGCCTCTTGCAGGAATAATTGCTACCGTATGCATGGAAAATAGTTGTGTTTTCGTTCAGCCATCAATAACCTGCCGACAGACATCAGCAATTCTCCTTGCTGCAGATTTATTCTGCAAAGGGGTAAGCGATTTTAGCTCGTCAGGATGCAGACCACAATGCACGATCTTGTTTAGAGCAGACCCTACAAAAATCGTGGATGAAAACTGCGCAATCAGCATTCGGGAGTTGGCAATCATCTCTTCAGTTCTGCCTTCGCTGAAAACAAGGCTTTCGGGAGCATAACGTTCAATCTCCCGTGTTGCCCGTGCAATATTTTCATTGGGATGCAGCTTGAAAAGAAGCTGGCTGCCATCGGCCATCGCAAGATATTTCCTGATATTTTTAAGCCGATTTTCATAAATAAACGTCTCACGGTTATCCGATGTGCAGACGAGCACATAATCACGATGAGCAAAATCATTCTGAAGATATTGCTCGCAATTATCGAAATTTGGTATGCTGGTCACCTCCAGTTTTGCCGGAGAAACCCCCTTGCGTATAAAGAGTTCACGATACCCTTCACTGGCAACACAGAACTTTTCGTAGGCATCAGAGAGTCCTGTTGTTGCCGTACCGGCAATCCAGCGAGGCATCCACTGAAAATTTTTTGCAAGATGGAAAAACACCGTTTCCGGTTCAGTCATACCCTCCTGAACCAAAACAATCCTCTTGCGCCGGATATGCTTCGGTACGATGAGATCAGTGCAGGTCACGACAAGATCATAAGCATGTGCAAGACCTCCGATATCAATCGTCAGGTGATTGGAATGGAGATATGCAAGCGTACGGTTCGATCGCTTGCGCCCCATAATGGTAAATTCAAGCAGCCCCCTGTCGCTGGCAGATCCGAGAATGCCGTCGCTGAAAAAGGGTGAAAAATACTGCTCATAATCCGTCAGCCACCCGGCAATCTGATGCATCTGGGTCGTCTGGTTCATCGAACCACAAATAAACAATACTTTCTTTTTCATGAATCTCCCCGACTAACTCCCTCTGCATCTCGTAGATGAACCCCTGATAAAAACATGATTGCGTACCCAAAGGTGTACCAAAGGAGCTCCTTAAAACGTCTTAAAAGCACAAAAGCGCCATAATCCTGAACATTATACAATCCAAGTGCCTGGAAAAAAACACGATAACCTAATTCCTGTATACCGAGTCCTGATGGAATGAAAAAAAAGAAAGCCCGAAGCATGGTAATGGCAGTATCCATGGAGAGCACCTGTAAAAATGAGATATCAACACCAAGCAAGCGAAGGATAATATAACTCTCGATCGCAAGCATGAACCAGGCGATAATATAGATGAGCAATACAAGAATCAGCCGTCCTGCAAAAGGGGTATCGAAACTCTTCAACTCAGCATCGGTATCAAGAAATCCACTCTCCCTGTCAAGCAGCCATTTTTTTACCCGCTTGAATGGTACAAACATCAGAAGTCTGTGTACACTTTGCGCTGCGTTTCCATTGAGCAGCAGGAGCAAAAAAACAAAAAAGAGGGAAAAAACTGCCACACCGGCTCCGACCATAATGTAACCAAGAACTCCTGCCGGAATCATCGGAATGGAAATGGTCTGTAACAGGGAAAAGCCAGCTATGGCGCCAATAATAGTGTAGATCCCCTGGGCCACACCAAGCATGAGTTTGCGCACAGCGACACTTGCCACGCCTGCCGGAAGTGGAATTCCAATAAAGCGACTGCAAAGATAAGGGCGAAGAGGTTCACCGATAGCCATACCCGCAGGAAGCGTCATGGATATGGTTTCGGTTATCAACTGTATTTTAAGAAGTTTGAAAAAAGGTATTGCCGTTATACCTGGAGGAAAAACCTTTATCCATGCAAACGTTTCCAGAAGGTGAAGCGCCAGAAAAGGAAGAAGAATAGAGACAGAGGAAAAGCCAATTGACGAGATCCGTCCAACCACTCCCGCAAAATCAATTTGGCGGAACTGAAACACAATAAGAACAAGTCCAAGAGCAAGTCCGATATAACCAGCCAGGTTATTGCCGGTTTTTTTCGTCATTCGCATAAAAAATCAGGAAACAAAGCTAAAAAAACACTCAAAACCCATTTGCACAATTTGCAAAGATAAGAATGTATCGTTAAATATTTATTAATCATTCGGAACGCCATAAATCGCCCTTCCGGATGGAGGATACAACATAACTGCCCACCCGGTGAAATGCCGGACTTTTCTCCCCACAGGGGATATTTACCACAAGAAAACATCTTTGACTGATGGGACTTATCAATCCTGGCTTCCAGACACTGCCCGAGCTTTTCACTTCGGTTTTTAACCATTACCGGGGACAAAGTTCAAAATTCCCGTTCGCAAGGAAAATCAATGGTGTATATGAACCCATCTCATATAGTGCTTTTGAAAAAGATGTCAACTCATTTGCTGCGTTTCTGAAACAGAACGGCATCAAGGCAAAAGAGCGGGTCGCCATTCTTTCAGAAAACAGGCCTGGATGGTACCTGTCTGATATGGCTATCCTGAACATCGGGGCAATCAATGTGCCGCTCTACCCCTCCCTGCCAGCCAATCAGATTGAATACATCCTTAGTAACTGCAGCGCGAAGGGCATTATTGTCTCAAACATGCTTCAGCTCGGCAAAATCCTTTCGATTTGGCAAAATCTTCCGGAATTGACTCTTGTGGTGGTTATGAACCGCCTCGAAGAGACCATCGAAGATGTTCTCGATCTGAATCAGGCCAAAGCAAGGGGTGAAAAAATTCTTGCAGAAAAACCCTGGTGCCTTGAGGGCGTACCTGTCGAACCTGACGATGTTGCAACGATCATCTATACATCAGGTAC
The DNA window shown above is from Pelodictyon phaeoclathratiforme BU-1 and carries:
- a CDS encoding DegT/DnrJ/EryC1/StrS family aminotransferase, with product MAGAELIGREELAEIQELFSREKVNLYRYGGGNYKTREFEEKFAAWIGVKYAHAVSSGTAAIHCALAGAGIAPGDEVITTAWTFIAPVEAISALGAVPVPVELDETYHLDPLEVEKAITPATKAVVAIPMWASPKMDELSALCRERGLILIEDAAQALGASYKGQKLGTIGSVASFSFDAGKTLHTGEGGIIVTNDKEIYDRAAEFSDHGHMHLPGLPRGKDPRRSKGLNLRLSEVTAAIGLAQLAKIDTILSMSRENKKKIKEAIRHLDNIILRPFSDEAGSQGDTLIFRVRDREAALQFEAHLTEHGFGTKILPEALDWHYAGVWGHLLGEYDRYRGLDLEALWPKTGIMLRSSICLNIPVLMDGETIERVINAIVSGAEKIG
- a CDS encoding acylneuraminate cytidylyltransferase family protein; this translates as MHTVAIIPARGGSKGLKEKNIYPVAGKPLLAWTILQASASTSVEKVFVTTDDKAIADVAHAYGAEVIVRPSELAGDKASSESAIMHALSVIEREYNMPLEMIVFLQATSPLRKPDDIDRAVALFCQEGADSLISVTRADDLTLWESRAGKWESVNFDYRNRGMRQDRPTQFIENGSIYLFKPEILAAFGNRIGKKLSVYEMEFWQTWEIDTIKEIDLIEYYLYKKNLAGRDVAPQNY
- a CDS encoding HigA family addiction module antitoxin codes for the protein MVVKKFLPLHPGTVLLEEFLTPMNLSENRIAEDIHIPVWRINDIIAGKRCITAETALRLARYFSTPPQFWFGLQMDYDLKVALNNEGAKIEREIKAYDDSRS
- a CDS encoding lysylphosphatidylglycerol synthase transmembrane domain-containing protein, translating into MTKKTGNNLAGYIGLALGLVLIVFQFRQIDFAGVVGRISSIGFSSVSILLPFLALHLLETFAWIKVFPPGITAIPFFKLLKIQLITETISMTLPAGMAIGEPLRPYLCSRFIGIPLPAGVASVAVRKLMLGVAQGIYTIIGAIAGFSLLQTISIPMIPAGVLGYIMVGAGVAVFSLFFVFLLLLLNGNAAQSVHRLLMFVPFKRVKKWLLDRESGFLDTDAELKSFDTPFAGRLILVLLIYIIAWFMLAIESYIILRLLGVDISFLQVLSMDTAITMLRAFFFFIPSGLGIQELGYRVFFQALGLYNVQDYGAFVLLRRFKELLWYTFGYAIMFLSGVHLRDAEGVSRGDS
- a CDS encoding DNA recombination protein RmuC; translation: MLMTTAISVLLFLPLFLLLAFVAYRIVRDAPLKIELQRLQGIEDEARSSTLRLESKSLELENLRIQFTRLEADMANEQRSSSEKIALMQESETRLKIEFENLSNRIFEERGRALGLENRERMDALLQPLREQLDSFRKRVEEVHSRDTEQSTRLIEQVRQLQELSGRVSDEANMLARAIKGDSKKQGDWGEMIIERIFEASGLEKGREYLVQESFRAEDGILRRPDFMVLLPGNKAVIVDSKVSLTAYERFCSLDQEPQRQTALKEHVHSVRRHIGDLQAKEYSSIAGNRTLDFVIMCIPLEPAWQTVMQNDPELIYDLAGKDVVLCGPTTLMITLKLIVQIWRRENENRNAELIAEKAGRIYDQVFLVVEAMTEARKKLSGVSDSFDLALKRLKEGRGNLVGRVEEIRRLGAKVTRQIPPDLVADAEDGAVESE
- a CDS encoding iron-containing alcohol dehydrogenase encodes the protein MNFFLSTDLVIGVNEALKLNEHLSQLSVKKPGIIYDANVAGSLYFQSVLKNLTSVYTNAVIYCNEFAGEPTYAHLETVAEFFRSNPPDALVAIGGGSSLDLGKGVALLMTNNVPALSLKGFPSGVNDPLPLVTVPSLLGSGAEVSFNAVFIDEAEGRKLGINSRKNFPKKAVIDPQLSMTAPLENVIASAMDSLVHCVDSFGSVKHTALSRIFSIEGFQRTFYALQQNQLDRAESRLDLALGSVCGTVALMNSGDGPTNGFAYYLGVKHRVPHGLAGAIFLKEVMRYNHLQGYEKYALLNPMRSTPSPKEVTIELLEEMDELYRQLQIPTLVPYGYGKGSVTEFAHNASEALKGSFSGNPVEFTEESAVAVISQLT
- a CDS encoding ArsR/SmtB family transcription factor; the protein is MQRSLLTVEYSGEEESLALFAKALSHPVRVKILTLLASQTCCFTGELTELIPMAQSTISQHLKALLEAGLIQGEINPPKVRYCIHRENWRKAYSVFERYFRPDRVFGCNHC
- a CDS encoding c-type cytochrome — encoded protein: MKRLFLFFCVGLLFNTESNATTNVLDGQAIFIRNCSVCHSVNPPPKSAPPIVPLASHYHLRFQTKAEGVNHLVGYLQSPDKRNAIDSRAIARFGLMPASPLSAVELKAVAEWVWDQYNPAMGRGRGFGGQGAGRRRMNP
- a CDS encoding YgaP family membrane protein, whose translation is MEQNIGQIDKKIRVGVGVAIILAGFATQSWWGAVGIVPLLTSFAGFCPLYTLLGISTCTKSCRADKPGKGGSSKS